The following proteins are co-located in the Vidua macroura isolate BioBank_ID:100142 chromosome 1, ASM2450914v1, whole genome shotgun sequence genome:
- the SMIM13 gene encoding small integral membrane protein 13, which translates to MWQSIGLTLLVIVATLACVLLFMLCGWYVVWQLFLSKFKFLRELIGDTGSQQGDNEPSETETEQETPPSPQRGRQKSARQRRAPTEDTT; encoded by the exons ATGTGGCAGAGCATCGGGCTGACCCTGCTGGTGATCGTGGCCACACTGGCCTGCGTGCTGCTCTTCATGCTGTGCG GATGGTATGTGGTCTGGCAATTGTTCTTGTCTAAATTCAAATTCCTGAGAGAATTGATAGGTGATACGGGGTCCCAGCAGGGAGACAACGAGCCTTCAGAAACTGAAACTGAACAGGAAACTCCGCCCTCGCCTCAGAGAGGGAGACAGAAATCGGCTCGGCAGCGAAGGGCACCTACAGAAGACACGACTTAA